A region from the Natronoarchaeum mannanilyticum genome encodes:
- a CDS encoding DUF7331 family protein yields MFSSDRFENAIEEEEFEGVPRYGAIRIEDGSVVVYDRDDDDAWIRSDYSVEIGERG; encoded by the coding sequence ATGTTCTCATCAGACCGCTTCGAAAACGCGATCGAGGAAGAGGAGTTCGAGGGCGTCCCGCGCTACGGCGCGATCCGGATCGAGGACGGTTCCGTCGTCGTGTACGATCGGGACGACGACGACGCCTGGATCAGGTCCGACTACTCCGTCGAAATCGGGGAGCGGGGGTAG
- a CDS encoding uracil-DNA glycosylase → MEQMDGLTVTACERCPELCESRSRIVSGVGPEDADLVFVGEAPGATEDERGEPFVGRSGDVLDDALRDAGLARADVRITNCVRCRPPDNRDPTDDELANCREYLERELDLLDPEVIVTLGKVPSEHLLERSVGVTNEAGTVTETRIAGAPRRVLVSVHPAATLYDPSQRETFAETIDTAADLAGVEDSGDGQARLGDF, encoded by the coding sequence ATGGAGCAGATGGACGGGCTGACGGTGACCGCCTGCGAGCGCTGTCCCGAGCTCTGCGAGTCGCGCAGCCGGATCGTCAGCGGCGTCGGGCCCGAGGACGCCGACCTGGTGTTCGTCGGCGAGGCGCCGGGCGCCACCGAGGACGAGCGCGGCGAGCCGTTCGTCGGGCGGAGCGGCGACGTCCTCGACGACGCGCTGCGGGACGCCGGACTCGCGCGGGCGGACGTTCGGATCACCAACTGCGTGCGCTGCCGGCCGCCGGACAACCGCGATCCGACCGACGACGAGCTGGCGAACTGTCGCGAGTACCTCGAACGGGAACTCGACCTGCTCGATCCCGAGGTGATCGTCACGCTGGGCAAAGTTCCCAGCGAGCACCTGCTCGAACGGTCGGTCGGCGTCACGAACGAAGCGGGCACCGTCACGGAAACCCGCATCGCCGGCGCGCCCCGGCGCGTGCTGGTCAGCGTCCACCCCGCGGCGACGCTGTACGACCCGAGCCAGCGCGAGACGTTCGCCGAGACGATCGACACCGCGGCCGACCTCGCGGGCGTCGAGGACTCGGGCGACGGCCAGGCGCGGCTCGGCGACTTCTGA
- the hisH gene encoding imidazole glycerol phosphate synthase subunit HisH, whose protein sequence is MSQQTERRDDAAASASIVVVDYGLGNLRSVTRGLERAGADVEITDDPSAFADADGIVLPGVGAFREGVENAGPYREPLEDAAERGQPVFGICLGMQMLLTDSEEADRAGEGDVKGLDLIPGTNVRFDQGQKVPQMGWNELNVERDHPLVEGVDGEYAYFVHSYYAEPDSAEAVVATTDYGVDFPSIVANEAGNVFGTQFHPEKSGETGLQILRNFVEICSEA, encoded by the coding sequence ATGAGCCAGCAGACCGAGCGACGCGACGACGCCGCGGCGTCGGCGTCGATCGTCGTCGTCGACTACGGGCTGGGGAACCTCCGCAGCGTCACCCGCGGCCTCGAGCGGGCCGGCGCGGACGTCGAGATCACCGACGACCCCTCGGCGTTCGCGGACGCCGACGGCATCGTGCTCCCCGGCGTCGGCGCGTTCCGCGAGGGCGTCGAGAACGCCGGGCCGTACCGCGAACCGCTCGAAGACGCCGCCGAGCGCGGCCAGCCCGTCTTCGGCATCTGCCTCGGGATGCAGATGCTGCTGACCGACAGCGAGGAGGCCGACCGCGCCGGCGAGGGCGACGTGAAGGGTCTGGACCTGATTCCCGGCACGAACGTCCGATTCGACCAGGGCCAGAAGGTGCCCCAGATGGGCTGGAACGAGCTGAACGTCGAGCGCGACCACCCGCTGGTCGAGGGCGTCGACGGAGAGTACGCCTACTTCGTCCACTCGTACTACGCCGAACCCGACAGCGCCGAGGCCGTCGTCGCGACGACCGACTACGGCGTCGACTTCCCGAGCATCGTCGCCAACGAGGCCGGCAACGTGTTCGGCACGCAGTTCCACCCCGAGAAGAGCGGCGAGACGGGGCTGCAAATCTTGCGGAACTTCGTCGAGATCTGCAGCGAGGCGTAG